A region of Pseudomonas marginalis DNA encodes the following proteins:
- the gshB gene encoding glutathione synthase — MSVRVGIVMDPIASISYKKDSSLAMLLAAQARGWSLFYMEQRDLYQGAGEARARMRPLQVFANPEKWFELQDEIDSPLSDLDVILMRKDPPFDMEFVYSTYLLEQAERAGVLIVNKPQSLRDCNEKLFATLFPQCTPPTVVSRRADVLREFAAKHGDVILKPLDGMGGTSIFRHRAGDPNLSVILETLTALGTQQIMGQAYLPAIKDGDKRILMIDGEPVDYCLARIPAAGETRGNLAAGGRGEARPLSDKDRWIASQVGPTLREKGLLFVGLDVIGENLTEINVTSPTCIREIDNAFGTNIGEMLMAAIERKLQAK, encoded by the coding sequence ATGAGCGTTCGCGTCGGCATTGTCATGGACCCTATCGCCAGCATTTCCTATAAAAAGGACAGCTCGCTGGCCATGCTCCTGGCCGCCCAGGCCCGCGGCTGGAGCCTGTTCTATATGGAGCAGCGCGACCTTTACCAGGGCGCCGGCGAGGCCCGTGCACGCATGCGCCCGCTGCAGGTGTTTGCCAACCCCGAGAAGTGGTTCGAACTGCAGGACGAAATCGACAGCCCCCTGAGCGACCTCGACGTGATCCTGATGCGCAAGGACCCGCCGTTCGACATGGAGTTCGTCTACTCCACCTACCTGCTGGAGCAGGCCGAACGTGCCGGCGTGCTGATCGTCAACAAGCCGCAAAGCCTGCGTGACTGCAATGAAAAGCTGTTCGCCACGTTGTTCCCGCAGTGCACACCGCCCACCGTGGTCAGCCGTCGTGCCGACGTGCTGCGTGAATTTGCCGCCAAGCACGGCGATGTGATCCTCAAGCCGCTGGACGGCATGGGTGGCACCTCGATCTTCCGTCACCGCGCCGGCGACCCCAACCTGTCGGTGATCCTCGAAACCCTGACCGCCCTGGGCACCCAGCAAATCATGGGCCAGGCCTACCTGCCGGCGATCAAGGACGGCGACAAACGCATCCTGATGATCGACGGCGAGCCGGTGGATTACTGCCTGGCGCGTATTCCGGCGGCAGGCGAGACCCGTGGCAACCTGGCGGCAGGCGGTCGAGGCGAAGCGCGGCCGTTGTCCGACAAAGACCGCTGGATCGCCAGCCAAGTTGGCCCGACCCTGCGGGAAAAGGGTTTGCTGTTTGTAGGCCTTGACGTAATTGGGGAAAACCTCACCGAAATCAATGTCACCAGCCCGACCTGCATTCGCGAGATCGACAACGCATTTGGCACGAACATCGGCGAAATGTTGATGGCCGCCATCGAACGCAAGCTGCAGGCCAAGTGA
- the ruvX gene encoding Holliday junction resolvase RuvX: MALRLILGFDYGTKQIGVAVGQVITGQARELCTLKAQNGIPDWNQVEALIKEWKPDAVVVGLPLNMDGTPSDMCLRAEKFARRLNGRYNLPFYTHDERLTTFEAKGERRDRGGQKGSYRDNPVDAIAAALLLQGWLDENTALFES; the protein is encoded by the coding sequence ATGGCCTTGCGTTTGATCCTCGGCTTTGACTACGGCACCAAGCAGATCGGCGTAGCGGTCGGCCAGGTCATCACCGGCCAGGCCCGCGAGCTGTGCACCCTCAAGGCCCAGAACGGCATACCGGACTGGAACCAGGTCGAAGCCCTGATCAAAGAGTGGAAGCCCGATGCCGTAGTGGTCGGCCTGCCCCTGAACATGGACGGCACCCCCAGCGACATGTGCCTGCGCGCCGAAAAGTTCGCCCGCCGTCTTAACGGCCGCTACAACCTGCCCTTCTATACCCACGATGAACGCCTGACCACCTTTGAAGCCAAGGGCGAACGCCGCGACCGTGGCGGCCAGAAAGGCAGCTACCGCGATAACCCGGTGGACGCCATCGCCGCCGCCTTGTTGTTACAGGGCTGGCTGGACGAAAACACTGCTTTATTTGAATCCTGA
- a CDS encoding C40 family peptidase, with protein sequence MRPFLKTWLTICLLMPLAAHATNREQRLPNVNGFTPKVHSAPSTAKSAKPTVSRPTQLSKAHGKAVPGLMAVNTRQSSTVLSRAVNVLGTPYRWGGSSPSKGFDCSGLVKYAFNDVAAVDLPRTSNAMAAGHGQKVERKDLKPGDLLFFKLKSRQVNHVAIYLGNDRFIHAPRRGKSVSIDTLKKPFWDKNYVIAKRVLPKEQNTLRVVQR encoded by the coding sequence ATGCGACCATTTTTAAAGACATGGCTAACCATTTGCCTATTAATGCCACTGGCCGCCCACGCCACCAATCGTGAGCAACGACTTCCGAACGTCAACGGTTTCACCCCTAAAGTCCACAGCGCGCCCAGCACTGCCAAATCGGCAAAGCCGACCGTCAGCCGCCCGACTCAACTGAGCAAGGCCCACGGTAAAGCAGTTCCAGGCCTGATGGCAGTCAACACCAGGCAAAGCAGCACCGTCCTCAGCCGCGCCGTAAACGTGCTCGGTACTCCTTATCGTTGGGGCGGCAGCAGCCCAAGTAAAGGGTTCGACTGCAGCGGCCTGGTGAAATATGCGTTTAACGACGTAGCGGCCGTGGATCTGCCGCGCACCTCCAACGCCATGGCCGCCGGTCATGGGCAGAAGGTTGAGCGCAAGGACCTGAAACCGGGTGACCTGTTGTTCTTCAAACTGAAGAGCCGCCAGGTGAACCACGTAGCCATCTACCTGGGCAACGACCGCTTCATCCACGCACCGCGCCGTGGCAAGTCGGTCAGCATCGACACGCTGAAAAAGCCGTTCTGGGACAAGAACTACGTGATTGCCAAGCGGGTTCTGCCGAAAGAGCAGAATACCTTGCGGGTAGTACAACGCTGA
- a CDS encoding dihydroorotase → MKLSILGARVIDPASGLDQVTDLHLEAGRIIAIGAAPGAFSPSETIDAKGLVAAPGLVDLNVALREPGFSRKGNITSETRAAAAGGVTSLCCPPHTKPVLDTSAVTELILDRAREAGNCKVFPIGALSKGLEGEQLAELIALRDAGCVAFGNGLESFRSTRTLCRALEYAATFDLTVIFHSQDRDLAEGGLAHEGAVASFLGLPGIPETAETVALARDLLLVEQSGVRAHFSQLTSARGVALIAQAQARGLPVTADVALYQLLLTDEALIDFSSLYHVQPPLRTLADRDGLRAAVKSGVISAISSHHQPHERDAKLAPFGATEPGISSVELLLPLAMTLVEDGLLDLPTLLARLSAGPAEALRLPAGKLAVGAAADLVLFDPAGSTVAGEHWLSKGENCPFIGHSLPASVRYTLVDGRISYQA, encoded by the coding sequence GTGAAGCTCAGCATTCTCGGCGCCCGAGTCATCGATCCGGCCAGTGGCCTGGATCAGGTTACCGATCTGCACCTGGAGGCCGGCCGGATCATCGCCATCGGCGCCGCGCCCGGTGCTTTCAGCCCCAGCGAGACCATCGATGCCAAAGGCCTGGTGGCCGCGCCCGGCCTGGTGGACCTGAACGTCGCCCTGCGCGAGCCGGGCTTCAGCCGCAAAGGCAATATCACCAGCGAGACCCGCGCGGCCGCAGCCGGTGGCGTCACCAGCCTGTGCTGCCCACCGCACACCAAGCCGGTGCTCGACACGTCGGCCGTGACCGAGCTGATCCTCGACCGTGCCCGTGAGGCCGGCAATTGCAAAGTGTTCCCCATCGGCGCCCTGAGCAAAGGCCTGGAAGGCGAACAACTCGCCGAACTGATCGCCCTGCGCGATGCCGGTTGCGTGGCGTTCGGCAACGGCCTGGAGAGTTTCCGCAGCACCCGCACCCTGTGCCGCGCCCTGGAATACGCGGCCACCTTCGACTTGACGGTGATCTTCCACTCCCAGGACCGCGACCTGGCCGAAGGCGGCCTGGCCCATGAAGGTGCGGTCGCCAGCTTCCTCGGCTTGCCGGGCATTCCGGAAACCGCTGAAACCGTAGCCCTGGCCCGTGACCTGCTGCTGGTGGAACAAAGCGGCGTGCGTGCGCACTTCAGCCAACTGACCAGCGCCCGGGGCGTGGCCCTGATCGCCCAGGCCCAGGCCCGTGGCCTGCCGGTGACGGCAGACGTGGCGTTGTATCAGTTGCTGCTGACGGATGAGGCGCTGATCGACTTCTCCAGCCTTTACCACGTGCAACCGCCGCTGCGCACACTGGCCGATCGTGACGGTTTGCGTGCGGCAGTGAAATCGGGGGTGATCTCGGCGATTTCCAGCCACCACCAGCCCCATGAGCGCGATGCCAAGCTGGCGCCGTTCGGCGCGACGGAGCCGGGCATCAGCAGCGTGGAGCTGTTGCTGCCGCTGGCGATGACGTTGGTGGAAGACGGTTTGCTGGACCTGCCGACACTGCTGGCGCGCCTGAGCGCAGGCCCGGCCGAGGCCTTGCGCCTGCCGGCGGGCAAGCTGGCGGTGGGGGCGGCGGCAGATCTCGTGCTGTTTGATCCGGCCGGCTCCACGGTTGCGGGCGAGCACTGGCTGTCCAAGGGTGAAAACTGCCCGTTCATCGGCCATAGCCTGCCGGCGAGCGTGCGCTACACCTTGGTGGACGGGCGCATCAGCTATCAGGCTTGA
- a CDS encoding aspartate carbamoyltransferase catalytic subunit has product MTPLDAKRPLQLNAQGQLQHFLSLDGLPRELLTEILDTADSFLEVGGRAVKKVPLLRGKTICNVFFENSTRTRTTFELAAQRLSADVITLNVSTSSASKGETLLDTLRNLEAMAADMFVVRHGDSGAAHFIAEHVCPQVAIINGGDGRHAHPTQGMLDMLTIRRHKGSFENLSVAIVGDILHSRVARSNMLALKTLGCPDIRVIAPKTLLPIGIEQYGVKVYTDMTEGLKDVDVVIMLRLQRERMSGGLLPSEGEFYRLFGLTTARLAGAKPDAIVMHPGPINRGVEIESAVADGSQSVILNQVTYGIAVRMAVLSMAMSGQTAQRQFEQEKAQ; this is encoded by the coding sequence ATGACGCCTCTAGATGCCAAGCGCCCGCTGCAGCTCAATGCTCAGGGCCAGTTGCAACACTTCTTGTCCCTCGACGGTTTGCCCCGCGAACTGCTCACCGAAATCCTCGACACCGCCGACTCGTTCCTCGAGGTTGGCGGCCGGGCGGTGAAGAAAGTCCCGTTGCTGCGCGGCAAGACCATCTGCAACGTGTTCTTCGAGAACTCCACCCGTACACGGACCACCTTTGAACTGGCGGCCCAACGGCTGTCGGCCGACGTGATCACGCTGAACGTGTCCACCTCGTCGGCGAGCAAGGGCGAGACCCTGCTCGACACCCTGCGCAACCTGGAAGCGATGGCCGCCGACATGTTCGTGGTGCGCCACGGCGACTCCGGTGCCGCCCACTTCATTGCCGAGCACGTGTGCCCGCAGGTGGCGATCATCAACGGCGGCGACGGCCGTCACGCCCACCCGACCCAGGGCATGCTCGACATGCTCACCATACGTCGGCACAAGGGCAGCTTCGAAAACCTCTCGGTGGCCATCGTCGGCGACATCCTGCACTCACGGGTGGCACGCTCGAACATGCTGGCCCTGAAAACCCTGGGTTGCCCGGACATCCGCGTGATCGCACCGAAAACCCTCTTGCCCATCGGCATCGAGCAATACGGCGTGAAGGTCTACACCGACATGACCGAAGGCCTCAAGGATGTGGACGTGGTAATCATGCTGCGCCTGCAACGCGAACGCATGTCGGGTGGCCTGCTGCCGAGCGAAGGCGAGTTCTACCGCCTGTTCGGCCTGACCACCGCACGCCTGGCCGGCGCCAAGCCGGACGCCATCGTGATGCACCCGGGGCCGATCAACCGAGGCGTGGAGATTGAGTCGGCGGTGGCCGACGGCAGCCAGTCGGTGATTCTCAACCAGGTCACGTATGGCATCGCCGTGCGCATGGCGGTGTTGTCCATGGCCATGAGCGGGCAAACCGCGCAACGTCAATTCGAGCAGGAGAAGGCCCAGTGA
- a CDS encoding NINE protein: MNTYQQVGPQQDTHSKVIGYLLWIFGFTGAHRFYYGKPVTGTIWFFTLGLLGIGWLIDLFLIPAMDREADLRFTAGPIEYNVAWILLAFLGVFGVHRMYQGKWITGLIYLLTGGLFLVGVLYDFWTLNTQVSIRNAERNGGR; encoded by the coding sequence ATGAACACCTATCAACAGGTTGGTCCGCAGCAAGACACCCACAGCAAGGTGATCGGTTACCTGCTCTGGATTTTCGGGTTTACCGGGGCCCATCGTTTCTATTACGGCAAACCGGTCACTGGAACGATCTGGTTTTTCACCCTCGGCTTGCTGGGGATCGGCTGGCTGATCGACCTGTTCCTGATTCCGGCCATGGACCGTGAAGCGGACCTGCGTTTTACCGCTGGGCCTATCGAATACAACGTGGCGTGGATTCTGTTGGCGTTTCTGGGGGTGTTCGGCGTGCACCGCATGTACCAGGGCAAATGGATCACCGGCCTGATCTACCTGCTGACCGGCGGCTTGTTCCTGGTGGGAGTGCTGTATGACTTCTGGACCTTGAATACCCAGGTTTCGATCCGCAATGCCGAGCGCAACGGCGGCCGGTAG
- the proC gene encoding pyrroline-5-carboxylate reductase, translated as MSNTRIAFIGAGNMAASLIGGLRAKGLEAAQIRASDPGAETRARVSAEHGIETFADNAEAIQGVDVIVLAVKPQAMKAVCESLRPSLQPHQLVVSIAAGITCASMNNWLGAQPIVRCMPNTPALLRQGVSGLYATHEVTAEQRDQAQELLSAVGIALWLEQEQQLDAVTAVSGSGPAYFFLLIEAMTAAGVKLGLPQQVAEQLAEQTALGAAKMAVSSEVDAAELRRRVTSPGGTTQAAIESFQAGGFEALVEKALGAAAHRSAEMAEQLGK; from the coding sequence ATGAGCAACACGCGTATTGCCTTTATCGGCGCCGGCAACATGGCGGCCAGCCTGATCGGCGGCCTGCGGGCCAAGGGCCTGGAAGCGGCGCAGATCCGCGCCAGCGATCCGGGCGCCGAGACCCGTGCCCGCGTCAGCGCCGAGCACGGTATCGAAACCTTCGCCGATAACGCCGAAGCCATCCAAGGTGTCGATGTGATCGTGCTGGCGGTCAAGCCACAGGCCATGAAGGCCGTGTGCGAAAGCCTGCGCCCAAGCCTTCAGCCACACCAACTGGTGGTGTCGATCGCCGCCGGTATCACCTGCGCCAGCATGAACAACTGGCTCGGCGCGCAACCGATCGTGCGTTGCATGCCCAACACCCCGGCGCTGCTGCGCCAGGGTGTGAGCGGTTTGTACGCCACCCACGAGGTGACCGCCGAGCAACGTGACCAGGCCCAGGAACTGCTGTCCGCCGTGGGCATCGCCCTGTGGCTGGAACAGGAGCAGCAACTGGACGCGGTCACCGCCGTGTCGGGCAGCGGCCCGGCTTACTTCTTCCTGCTGATCGAGGCCATGACCGCCGCCGGCGTGAAACTGGGCCTGCCACAGCAAGTCGCCGAGCAACTGGCCGAGCAAACCGCCCTGGGCGCCGCGAAAATGGCTGTCTCCAGTGAAGTGGACGCTGCCGAGTTGCGCCGTCGCGTCACCTCCCCCGGCGGCACCACGCAGGCTGCCATCGAATCGTTCCAGGCCGGGGGCTTTGAAGCCCTGGTGGAAAAAGCACTGGGTGCCGCAGCACATCGTTCGGCTGAAATGGCCGAGCAGCTGGGCAAATAG
- a CDS encoding YggT family protein — MLGLNDAVIFIIQTLGSLYLLIVLMRFILQLVRANFYNPLCQFVVKATQPLLKPLRRVVPSMFGLDMSSLVLALLLQILLFVLVLMLKGYLPYTVLLLPWALIGIFSLFLKIIFWSMIISVILSWVAPGSRSPGAELVSQITEPVLAPFRRWVPNLGGLDISPIFAFIAIQLIQGWGIPYLADFANMPKELFGLI; from the coding sequence ATGCTTGGACTCAATGACGCCGTCATCTTCATCATCCAGACCTTGGGCAGCCTGTACCTGCTGATCGTGCTGATGCGTTTTATCCTGCAACTGGTGCGGGCGAACTTCTACAACCCGCTGTGCCAATTCGTAGTGAAGGCCACCCAACCGCTGCTCAAGCCCCTGCGTCGAGTGGTCCCGAGCATGTTCGGCCTGGACATGTCGTCGCTGGTGCTGGCGCTGCTGCTGCAGATCCTGCTGTTCGTGCTGGTCTTGATGCTCAAGGGCTACCTGCCTTACACCGTGCTGCTGTTGCCATGGGCACTGATCGGGATCTTCTCGTTGTTTTTGAAGATCATCTTCTGGTCGATGATCATCAGCGTGATCCTGTCCTGGGTCGCGCCGGGTAGCCGCAGCCCAGGTGCCGAGCTGGTGTCTCAGATCACCGAGCCGGTGCTCGCGCCGTTCCGCCGCTGGGTGCCCAACCTGGGCGGCCTGGATATTTCGCCGATCTTCGCGTTTATCGCGATCCAACTGATACAAGGCTGGGGCATCCCGTACCTGGCTGACTTCGCGAACATGCCCAAGGAACTGTTCGGACTGATCTGA
- a CDS encoding type IV pilus twitching motility protein PilT has protein sequence MDITELLQAGVRRGASDLHLSAGMAPMLRIDGEVWPLDWPVLSPPQVADLLSPLLNRYQQKDFETSLETDFAFELPGVARFRANVFQQDRGMGAVFRTIPAEVQSLENLGLGEVFQRIAQLARGLVLVTGPTGSGKSTTLAAMIDYLNQHRRQHILTLEDPIEFIHTPKTALINQRQVHRDTHSFSLALRSALREDPDVILVGELRDLETIRLALTAAETGHLVFGTLHTTSAAKTVDRLVDVFPAGEKAMVRSMLSESLQAVVSQVLVKKVGGGRVAAHEIMLGTPAIRNLIREDKVAQMVSAIQTGGALGMKTLDMSLKALVTEGVISREEAREKARVPGDI, from the coding sequence ATGGATATCACTGAATTACTGCAGGCCGGCGTGCGTCGCGGCGCTTCCGACCTGCATCTGTCGGCCGGTATGGCGCCTATGCTGCGTATTGATGGTGAGGTCTGGCCGTTGGATTGGCCGGTGCTTTCACCCCCGCAAGTAGCGGATTTATTGAGCCCGTTGCTCAACCGCTACCAACAAAAGGATTTCGAAACATCTCTTGAAACGGATTTTGCCTTCGAGTTGCCGGGCGTGGCGCGGTTCCGGGCGAACGTATTCCAGCAGGATCGCGGCATGGGCGCGGTGTTTCGCACCATCCCGGCCGAGGTCCAGAGCCTGGAAAACCTCGGCCTGGGGGAAGTGTTCCAGCGTATCGCCCAGCTTGCGCGCGGCCTGGTGCTGGTGACGGGCCCCACCGGCTCCGGCAAGTCCACTACCCTGGCGGCGATGATCGATTACCTCAACCAGCATCGGCGCCAGCACATCCTCACGCTGGAAGACCCCATCGAGTTTATCCACACGCCGAAAACCGCCCTGATCAACCAGCGCCAGGTGCATCGAGATACCCATAGTTTCTCGCTGGCCTTGCGTTCGGCGCTGCGCGAAGACCCCGACGTGATCCTGGTGGGCGAACTGCGCGACCTGGAAACCATCCGCCTGGCCCTGACGGCGGCGGAGACCGGGCATCTGGTATTTGGCACCCTGCACACCACCTCGGCGGCAAAGACCGTGGACAGGCTGGTGGACGTGTTCCCGGCGGGGGAAAAGGCCATGGTCCGCTCGATGCTGTCGGAGTCGTTGCAGGCGGTGGTGTCCCAGGTGCTGGTCAAGAAGGTTGGCGGCGGGCGGGTGGCGGCCCATGAAATCATGCTGGGCACGCCGGCTATTCGTAACTTGATCCGCGAAGACAAGGTGGCGCAGATGGTCTCGGCGATTCAGACCGGCGGCGCGTTGGGCATGAAGACGTTGGATATGAGCTTGAAGGCGTTGGTCACGGAAGGCGTGATCAGCCGGGAAGAGGCGCGGGAGAAGGCGAGGGTGCCTGGGGATATCTGA
- the pyrR gene encoding bifunctional pyr operon transcriptional regulator/uracil phosphoribosyltransferase PyrR — MSLPNPAELIRQMAVSLKTHLEHRGISEPRFIGIRTGGVWVAQALLDELGSDSPLGTLDVSFYRDDFSQNGLHPQVRPSALPFEIEGQHLVLIDDVLMSGRTIRAAMNELFDYGRPASITLVCLLDLDAGELPISPDVVGATLSLEASQRVKLSGPTPLELELQDLAL, encoded by the coding sequence ATGAGCCTGCCAAACCCCGCCGAACTGATCCGCCAGATGGCGGTTAGCCTCAAGACGCACCTGGAACACCGTGGCATCAGCGAACCGCGCTTTATCGGTATTCGCACCGGCGGTGTGTGGGTCGCCCAAGCGTTGCTGGACGAACTGGGCAGCGACTCACCCTTGGGTACCCTGGACGTGTCCTTCTACCGCGACGACTTCAGCCAGAACGGCCTGCACCCGCAAGTGCGCCCGTCTGCCCTGCCGTTCGAGATTGAAGGCCAGCACCTGGTGCTGATCGACGATGTGCTGATGAGCGGCCGTACCATCCGCGCCGCCATGAATGAATTGTTCGATTACGGGCGCCCGGCCAGCATCACCCTGGTCTGCCTGCTGGACCTGGACGCAGGCGAACTGCCCATCAGCCCGGACGTGGTTGGCGCCACGCTGTCCCTTGAGGCCAGCCAGCGAGTAAAATTGTCCGGTCCCACGCCGCTCGAACTCGAACTGCAAGACCTTGCCCTTTAA
- a CDS encoding YggS family pyridoxal phosphate-dependent enzyme — translation MSTIADNIGQVSQRIRAAADAVQRDANSIHLLAVSKTKPAQAVREAYAAGMRDFGENYLQEALGKQAELTDLPLSWHFIGPIQSNKTRAIAENFAWVHSVDRLKIAQRLSEQRPVDLPALNICIQVNVSGEASKSGCTPADLPALANAISALPRLKLRGLMAIPEPTDDRAEQDAAFSSVRDLQNNLNLPLDTLSMGMSHDLESAIAQGATWVRIGTALFGARDYGQP, via the coding sequence ATGTCGACGATAGCAGACAACATCGGCCAGGTTAGCCAGCGCATCCGCGCCGCAGCCGACGCCGTGCAACGTGACGCAAACAGCATCCACCTGCTGGCCGTGAGCAAGACCAAACCCGCCCAAGCCGTGCGTGAAGCCTATGCCGCCGGGATGCGTGATTTTGGCGAAAACTATCTGCAGGAGGCCCTGGGCAAGCAGGCCGAATTAACCGACCTGCCCTTGAGTTGGCACTTCATCGGCCCCATTCAATCGAACAAGACTCGCGCCATCGCCGAGAATTTCGCTTGGGTGCATTCCGTGGACCGTCTCAAAATTGCACAACGCCTGTCCGAGCAACGCCCGGTGGACCTGCCTGCGCTGAATATCTGCATCCAGGTCAATGTCAGTGGCGAGGCCAGCAAGTCCGGCTGCACCCCCGCCGACCTGCCGGCCCTGGCCAACGCCATCAGCGCCCTGCCGCGCTTGAAGCTGCGGGGCTTGATGGCGATTCCCGAGCCGACGGACGATCGGGCCGAACAAGACGCCGCGTTTTCCAGCGTGCGCGACCTGCAAAACAACCTGAACCTGCCGCTCGACACACTTTCCATGGGCATGAGCCACGACCTTGAGTCGGCCATCGCCCAAGGCGCCACCTGGGTGCGGATCGGTACCGCCCTGTTTGGCGCCCGCGACTACGGCCAGCCATGA
- a CDS encoding YqgE/AlgH family protein, producing the protein MKNVSPTYLKHQFLIAMPHMADPNFAQTLTYIVEHTANGAMGLVVNRPQALNLADILEQLRPEVDPPARCQGVPIYIGGPVQTDRGFVLHPTGPKFQATVDLDGVSLSTSQDVLFAIADGVGPEQSVITLGYAGWEAGQLEAELASNAWLTCPFDADILFNTASELRLEAAAAKLRVNLSLLTSQAGHA; encoded by the coding sequence ATGAAAAATGTCAGCCCGACCTACCTCAAGCACCAATTCCTGATCGCCATGCCCCATATGGCCGACCCGAACTTTGCGCAGACCTTGACCTACATCGTCGAGCACACGGCCAATGGTGCCATGGGGTTGGTGGTGAACCGCCCGCAGGCGCTGAACCTGGCCGATATCCTTGAACAGCTGCGTCCGGAGGTCGACCCGCCGGCCCGTTGCCAGGGCGTGCCGATCTACATCGGCGGGCCGGTGCAGACCGATCGCGGCTTTGTGCTGCACCCCACCGGGCCGAAGTTCCAGGCCACGGTGGACCTGGACGGAGTCTCGCTGTCCACCTCCCAGGACGTGCTGTTCGCCATCGCCGACGGCGTGGGCCCTGAGCAAAGTGTAATCACCCTGGGTTACGCCGGCTGGGAAGCCGGGCAGCTGGAAGCCGAACTGGCCAGCAATGCCTGGCTGACCTGCCCGTTCGATGCCGACATCCTGTTCAACACCGCAAGCGAACTGCGCCTGGAAGCCGCCGCGGCCAAGCTGCGGGTCAACCTCAGCCTGCTGACCAGCCAGGCGGGGCACGCCTGA
- a CDS encoding energy transducer TonB codes for MTLPSDLPSELSHSGVRPADRLGFTLFLAALIHLALILGVGFTMVEPKQITKTLEITLATFKSEKKPEKADFIAQDNQQGSGTLDKKAIPKTTEVAPFQDNKVNKVTPPPAPKPEVKQATPKPTVTTVAPKPQKAPVQREKTKTEPQPEPVKPAPTFDSSTLSDEISSLEAELAHEQQLYAKRPRIYRLNAASTMRDKGAWYKDEWRKKVERIGNLNYPEEARRQQIYGNLRLLVSINRDGTLYEVQVLESSGQPLLDQAAQRIVRLAAPFAPFTGDLNDVDRLEIIRTWKFAKGDRLSSN; via the coding sequence ATGACACTCCCGTCCGATCTGCCCTCCGAACTCTCCCACAGCGGCGTGCGCCCGGCTGATCGGCTCGGATTTACCCTGTTTCTTGCGGCATTGATTCACCTGGCCTTGATCCTCGGCGTGGGTTTCACCATGGTCGAGCCCAAGCAGATCACCAAGACCCTGGAAATCACTCTCGCCACGTTCAAGAGCGAAAAGAAGCCCGAGAAGGCGGACTTTATCGCCCAGGACAACCAGCAGGGCAGTGGCACCCTGGACAAGAAGGCGATCCCCAAGACCACCGAAGTGGCGCCCTTCCAGGACAACAAGGTCAATAAGGTCACACCGCCGCCGGCGCCCAAGCCTGAAGTCAAACAGGCCACGCCCAAGCCCACGGTGACCACCGTCGCACCCAAGCCGCAAAAAGCCCCGGTCCAGCGCGAGAAAACCAAGACCGAGCCGCAACCCGAGCCCGTGAAGCCGGCACCGACGTTCGACAGCTCGACACTGTCCGACGAAATCTCCAGCCTGGAAGCCGAACTGGCCCATGAACAACAGCTTTACGCCAAGCGCCCACGCATTTACCGCCTGAACGCCGCCTCGACCATGCGCGACAAGGGCGCCTGGTATAAGGACGAGTGGCGTAAGAAGGTCGAGCGCATCGGTAACCTGAACTACCCGGAAGAGGCACGGCGCCAGCAGATCTACGGCAATTTGCGTCTTTTGGTGTCGATCAACCGCGACGGCACCTTATATGAAGTGCAGGTGCTGGAATCGTCCGGTCAGCCGCTGCTGGACCAGGCCGCCCAACGCATCGTGCGCCTGGCCGCGCCCTTTGCCCCGTTTACCGGGGACTTGAACGATGTGGACCGCCTGGAAATCATCCGCACCTGGAAGTTTGCCAAGGGTGATCGCCTTTCCAGCAACTGA